In Vidua macroura isolate BioBank_ID:100142 chromosome 7, ASM2450914v1, whole genome shotgun sequence, a single genomic region encodes these proteins:
- the CD28 gene encoding T-cell-specific surface glycoprotein CD28 — protein MLLGILVVLFFIPTADVTENKILVAQHPLLIVANQSATLVCNYTYNGTGKEFRASLHKGTDSSVEVCFISWNTTKISSNSNKGFNCQGDHDKDKVIFNLWNMNANQTDIYFCKIEVMYPPPYVYNEKSNGTVIHVKETLTQIQEPQSAIPLWILATVTGILALYSMLITAVFINYWQKSKKHMYHQSDYMNMTPRHPPYQKNKNKGYPSYAPTRDYTAYRSWQP, from the exons AAAACAAGATTTTAGTGGCTCAGCATCCTTTGCTCATTGTAGCTAACCAATCTGCAACTCTAGTTTGCAACTACACATACAATGGGACAGGGAAGGAATTTCGAGCTTCGCTACACAAAGGAACAGACAGTTCAGTTGAAGTTTGCTTTATTTCATGGAACACAACCAAAATTAGCAGCAATTCAAATAAAGGATTCAACTGCCAGGGGGATCATGATAAAGACAAAGTCATCTTCAATCTTTGGAACATGAATGCCAACCAAACTGACATCTACTTCTGCAAAATTGAGGTCATGTATCCACCCCCATACGTCTACAATGAGAAGAGCAACGGGACTGTCATTCATGTAAAAG AGACACTCACTCAAATACAAGAGCCTCAGTCTGCAATTCCTTTGTGGATTCTGGCAACAGTGACTGGAATTCTTGCACTCTACAGTATGCTAATAACTGCAGTTTTTATTAACTATTGG CAGAAATCTAAAAAGCATATGTACCATCAGAGCGACTACATGAACATGACTCCCCGGCACCCACCGTACCAGAAGAACAAGAACAAGGGTTACCCATCCTATGCACCAACACGAGACTACACCGCCTATCGGTCCTGGCAGCCCTGA